The Siniperca chuatsi isolate FFG_IHB_CAS linkage group LG2, ASM2008510v1, whole genome shotgun sequence genome window below encodes:
- the cd8a gene encoding T-cell surface glycoprotein CD8 alpha chain isoform X2 — MTPGAGVNVTAKEGAQVEISCQPRETGSMVVWFRVLDQSGMEFIASFSNNGIRKSPTTSLSLIFSEAKIGQHILTLQSFDKARDSGVYGCASLYKGIELKFGQVTRLDGEKVATGAPLPITTQTPCTTTTPCVCNNNNNKGETSFSMFCTPIILVPLAGGCGLLLLLLIITSLYCNHIRTRRCPHHYKRKPRTTASGTQMKTNRHI, encoded by the exons ATGACTCCAGGAGCTGGTGTAAACGTAACGGCAAAGGAGGGGGCGCAGGTTGAAATCAGCTGTCAACCCCGTGAGACGGGATCCATGGTCGTCTGGTTTCGAGTGCTGGACCAATCTGGGATGGAATTCATCGCCTCTTTCAGCAACAACGGCATCAGAAAGTCTCCCAcaacctccctctctctcatcttcaGTGAAGCAAAGATCGGCCAACATATCCTCACACTGCAGTCCTTCGACAAAGCTCGTGACAGCGGCGTGTACGGCTGCGCATCACTGTACAAGGGTATCGAACTGAAATTCGGCCAAGTAACCCGACTGGATGGAG aAAAAGTCGCAACAGGAGCGCCGCTGCCCATCACCACGCAAACTCCATGCACAACTACCACACCATGTGTTtgtaacaacaataacaataaag GGGAAACCAGTTTTTCCATGTTTTGTACTCCAATCATACTGGTCCCACTGGCCGGCGGCTGTGGCCTCCTTCTGCTACTCCTCATCATCACCTCCCTGTACTGCAATC ACATAAGGACACGGCGATGCCCCCACCATTACAAAAGAAa ACCGCGGACGACGGCTTCTGGAACACAAATGAAGACCAACAGACACATTTAA
- the cd8a gene encoding T-cell surface glycoprotein CD8 alpha chain isoform X1 produces MDQKWILVILVFYQKMTPGAGVNVTAKEGAQVEISCQPRETGSMVVWFRVLDQSGMEFIASFSNNGIRKSPTTSLSLIFSEAKIGQHILTLQSFDKARDSGVYGCASLYKGIELKFGQVTRLDGEKVATGAPLPITTQTPCTTTTPCVCNNNNNKGETSFSMFCTPIILVPLAGGCGLLLLLLIITSLYCNHIRTRRCPHHYKRKPRTTASGTQMKTNRHI; encoded by the exons ATGGACCAAAAGTGGATTCTGGTGATTCTGGTGTTTTATCAAA AAATGACTCCAGGAGCTGGTGTAAACGTAACGGCAAAGGAGGGGGCGCAGGTTGAAATCAGCTGTCAACCCCGTGAGACGGGATCCATGGTCGTCTGGTTTCGAGTGCTGGACCAATCTGGGATGGAATTCATCGCCTCTTTCAGCAACAACGGCATCAGAAAGTCTCCCAcaacctccctctctctcatcttcaGTGAAGCAAAGATCGGCCAACATATCCTCACACTGCAGTCCTTCGACAAAGCTCGTGACAGCGGCGTGTACGGCTGCGCATCACTGTACAAGGGTATCGAACTGAAATTCGGCCAAGTAACCCGACTGGATGGAG aAAAAGTCGCAACAGGAGCGCCGCTGCCCATCACCACGCAAACTCCATGCACAACTACCACACCATGTGTTtgtaacaacaataacaataaag GGGAAACCAGTTTTTCCATGTTTTGTACTCCAATCATACTGGTCCCACTGGCCGGCGGCTGTGGCCTCCTTCTGCTACTCCTCATCATCACCTCCCTGTACTGCAATC ACATAAGGACACGGCGATGCCCCCACCATTACAAAAGAAa ACCGCGGACGACGGCTTCTGGAACACAAATGAAGACCAACAGACACATTTAA
- the cd8b gene encoding uncharacterized protein cd8b, giving the protein MIPLPLVWTLLTVSLWTSGSSQILQQETARVLYPKILSTEVIECDCVNISCDTVYWFRSISNHSKVQFLGKCNNADRATYGEGVETARFKLSRRSSMSFMLRIINVSEADAGIYSCILKDRKNTEMWKPGIFLRPGVIPPTLPPKTKPKPPVKSVCRCSKKNSSQDGCGSLILWPLVGLIAALALALICTLYYFSRLPKKCRHHFVKKRQMT; this is encoded by the exons GTTCCAGTCAGATCCTGCAACAAGAAACTGCCCGCGTTCTTTATCCTAAGATCCTCAGTACAGAGGTTATTGAGTGTGACTGCGTTAACATCTCCTGTGACACTGTCTACTGGTTCCGCAGTATTTCCAACCACAGCAAAGTACAGTTCCTAGGCAAATGCAACAACGCTGACCGTGCTACCTATGGGGAGGGTGTGGAAACAGCACGGTTCAAATTAAGCAGGAGGAGCAGTATGTCCTTTATGCTACGCATCATCAATGTGTCAGAAGCGGATGCAGGGATTTATTCATGTATTCTTAAggacaggaaaaacacagaaatgtggaAGCCTGGGATTTTTCTTCGACCGGGAG TGATCCCTCCGACATTACCTCCCAAGACAAAACCCAAACCACCAGTCAAGTCAGTCTGTCGCTGCTCTAAGAAGAATTCTTCACAGG ATGGCTGCGGCTCACTGATTCTGTGGCCGTTGGTTGGACTTATTGCGGCCCTGGCTCTAGCTCTCATCTGCACACTGTACTACTTCAGCC GACTTCCCAAAAAATGTCGGCACCACTTTGTGAA GAAGAGGCAGATGACCTAA